A genome region from Crossiella equi includes the following:
- a CDS encoding class I SAM-dependent methyltransferase, with the protein MDLTAVAVVPSLAALTPLLPPPPARVLEVGCGRGALAEALAGRGYRVTGLDRSEAMVAATAARGVRAVHADVREHRGEYDAVLFTRSLHNCPDPGPLLAHVATLLAPGGRIVLEEFAWERVDRGCAEFLYDNRAVAVAAGLLDAEVPETDLLGYWVAKHDFLCRGADMLAALAEMGTHLVERPVAMAWRMVAGPGDPWTADERVPAVLAAVRRAEERRLAEGRLTAMGFVASAVVGAPS; encoded by the coding sequence ATGGACCTCACCGCCGTCGCCGTCGTCCCGAGCCTGGCCGCCCTGACCCCGCTGCTGCCCCCGCCCCCGGCCCGGGTGCTGGAGGTCGGCTGCGGCCGGGGTGCCCTCGCCGAGGCGCTGGCCGGCCGGGGCTACCGGGTCACCGGCCTGGACCGGAGCGAGGCGATGGTCGCGGCCACGGCCGCGCGCGGGGTGCGGGCGGTGCACGCGGACGTGCGGGAGCACAGGGGCGAGTACGACGCGGTCCTGTTCACGCGTTCCCTGCACAACTGCCCGGACCCGGGCCCCCTGCTGGCGCACGTGGCCACGCTGCTGGCCCCGGGCGGGCGGATCGTACTGGAGGAGTTCGCCTGGGAGCGGGTGGACCGGGGCTGCGCGGAGTTCCTCTACGACAACCGGGCGGTCGCGGTCGCGGCGGGCCTGCTCGACGCGGAGGTCCCGGAGACCGACCTGCTGGGGTACTGGGTGGCCAAGCACGACTTCCTGTGCCGGGGTGCGGACATGCTGGCCGCCCTGGCGGAGATGGGCACGCACCTGGTCGAGCGGCCGGTGGCCATGGCCTGGCGCATGGTCGCCGGGCCGGGTGACCCGTGGACGGCGGACGAGCGGGTGCCCGCGGTGCTGGCCGCCGTGCGGCGGGCGGAGGAACGGCGCCTGGCCGAGGGCAGGCTCACCGCGATGGGTTTTGTGGCCTCCGCCGTGGTCGGTGCACCCAGCTGA
- a CDS encoding FKBP-type peptidyl-prolyl cis-trans isomerase — MTKPEVDFQDGPAPTELVVKDLVVGEGAEAVPGGTVEVHYVGVEFDTGAEFDSSWNRGESIEFPLRGLIAGWQEGIPGMKVGGRRQLTIPPHLAYGPAGSGHRLGGKTLVFVIDLINAR; from the coding sequence ATGACCAAGCCCGAAGTCGACTTCCAGGACGGTCCGGCCCCCACCGAGCTGGTGGTGAAGGACCTCGTCGTGGGGGAGGGCGCCGAAGCGGTCCCCGGTGGCACCGTCGAGGTGCACTACGTCGGCGTCGAGTTCGACACCGGTGCCGAGTTCGACTCCTCCTGGAACCGCGGCGAGAGCATCGAGTTCCCGCTGCGCGGCCTCATCGCCGGGTGGCAGGAGGGCATTCCCGGTATGAAGGTCGGCGGCCGCCGCCAGCTGACGATCCCGCCGCACCTGGCCTACGGGCCCGCTGGCTCCGGGCACCGCCTGGGTGGCAAGACGCTGGTCTTCGTGATCGACCTGATCAACGCTCGCTGA
- a CDS encoding DUF1684 domain-containing protein, whose protein sequence is MNTDHAPIDYTAWREARWDEVAGPNGKAKVVANGRITDRDPRVLPGVPGQWRVAETGALTVTATAADDVRVNGEAVDGTAEVPTGSSLGFSGGRVGFAGGADGSYGVVVMDPEAPARSGLRGIDTYPYDPAWVLSGEYRAAPEGRRVEVGRLTTPRSTEAILAPVDLVVTVNGTEHVLTVLEDMPGQRLVVFTDETNGTETPGIGRWLVLPQADPGTSLTVDFNQATLSHHHLAPTVFTCPLAPPGNHLPLRVEAGERALVHDLEARAVTYLRHLENRDWTQARAMCAEQTTVWHNDGKGESTIEENIESMAAQVGPIESMRYDITRQLSRPGEVLQQHVVNVAMKDGARFQVDAAVYFRFEQGLITRIEEYTGPPSAA, encoded by the coding sequence ATGAACACGGATCACGCTCCCATCGACTACACGGCATGGCGCGAGGCCAGGTGGGACGAGGTCGCCGGACCGAACGGCAAGGCGAAGGTCGTCGCCAACGGCAGGATCACCGACCGGGACCCCCGCGTCCTGCCGGGTGTCCCCGGGCAGTGGCGGGTCGCCGAGACCGGCGCCCTCACGGTCACGGCCACCGCGGCCGACGACGTGCGGGTCAACGGCGAGGCGGTGGACGGCACGGCCGAGGTGCCCACCGGGAGCTCCCTCGGGTTCTCCGGCGGCCGCGTCGGGTTCGCCGGTGGCGCCGACGGCTCCTACGGCGTGGTCGTCATGGACCCCGAGGCCCCGGCCCGGTCGGGCCTGCGCGGGATCGACACCTACCCCTACGACCCGGCCTGGGTGCTCTCCGGCGAGTACCGGGCAGCCCCGGAGGGCCGCCGCGTCGAGGTGGGCCGCCTGACCACGCCCCGCAGCACGGAGGCCATCCTCGCGCCCGTCGACCTCGTCGTCACCGTCAACGGGACCGAACACGTGCTGACGGTCCTGGAGGACATGCCGGGCCAGCGGCTCGTGGTCTTCACCGACGAGACCAACGGCACCGAGACGCCCGGCATCGGCAGGTGGCTGGTCCTGCCCCAGGCGGACCCCGGCACCAGCCTGACCGTCGACTTCAACCAGGCCACGCTCTCCCACCACCACCTGGCCCCGACGGTCTTCACCTGCCCGCTCGCCCCTCCCGGCAACCACCTGCCACTGCGGGTCGAGGCGGGGGAACGCGCCCTCGTGCACGACCTCGAGGCCAGGGCGGTCACCTACCTGCGGCACCTGGAGAACCGGGACTGGACGCAGGCGCGGGCGATGTGCGCCGAGCAGACCACCGTCTGGCACAACGACGGCAAGGGCGAGTCGACCATCGAGGAGAACATCGAGAGCATGGCGGCACAGGTCGGGCCCATCGAGTCGATGCGCTACGACATCACCCGGCAGCTGTCCCGGCCCGGCGAGGTCCTCCAACAGCACGTGGTGAACGTGGCCATGAAGGACGGTGCGCGCTTCCAGGTCGACGCCGCCGTGTACTTCCGCTTCGAGCAGGGACTCATCACCCGGATCGAGGAGTACACGGGCCCGCCGAGCGCCGCCTGA
- a CDS encoding MDR family MFS transporter: MTSTSTVPSPHQEKAPAKPGLLIGVLVASAFVMILNETIMSIALRDLTVDLQVPTTTIQWLTSGFLLTMAVVIPTTGFLLERFTPRQVFLVSLTAFTLGTALCGVATGFPMLLAGRVVQAVGTAVMLPLLMTTVMRLVPPDKRGQTMGTISIVIAVAPAVGPTIGGAVLSTLGWRWMFLIVLPLSIGALLAGVFQLRLSSETRAVPLDVLSVVLSALGFGGLLYGLSSVGEGGGGHAPVPPWLSALIGLVSLLAFGWRQLSLQREDKALLDLRPFTYRPFVVALVLTALLFMCLIGVGAILLPLYLQTVLHTSTFVSGLAVLPGGLVLGLMGRPVGRIFDKVGSRPLVIPGAAALAVSVWLFSVLGPESPLIAVIGIHVLLMAGLGLMMTPLMTDSLAALPQQLLSHGSAIMSTLQQVMGALGTAVFVTVATLTSTTQGAGPDITGLHVAFMVAGVVGLLAFAGALFVKSQPKVEGAAPAMH, encoded by the coding sequence TGAACGAGACGATCATGAGCATCGCGCTGCGGGACCTCACCGTCGACCTCCAGGTGCCCACCACCACGATCCAGTGGCTGACCAGCGGCTTCCTGCTCACCATGGCCGTGGTCATCCCGACCACGGGCTTCCTGCTGGAGCGGTTCACGCCCCGGCAGGTGTTCCTGGTGTCGCTGACCGCGTTCACCCTCGGCACCGCGCTGTGCGGCGTGGCCACCGGTTTCCCCATGCTGCTGGCCGGGCGCGTGGTGCAGGCCGTGGGCACCGCGGTCATGCTGCCGCTGCTGATGACCACCGTGATGCGCCTGGTCCCGCCGGACAAGCGCGGCCAGACCATGGGCACGATCAGCATCGTGATCGCGGTGGCCCCGGCCGTCGGCCCGACCATCGGCGGCGCCGTGCTGTCCACGCTGGGCTGGCGCTGGATGTTCCTCATCGTGCTGCCGCTGTCGATCGGCGCGCTGCTGGCCGGCGTGTTCCAGCTGCGCCTGTCCAGCGAGACCCGCGCGGTGCCGCTGGACGTGCTCTCGGTGGTGCTGTCCGCGCTGGGCTTCGGCGGTCTGCTCTACGGCCTGTCCTCGGTCGGCGAGGGCGGCGGCGGGCACGCCCCGGTGCCGCCGTGGCTGTCCGCGCTCATCGGCCTGGTCTCGCTGCTGGCCTTCGGCTGGCGCCAGCTGTCCCTGCAGCGTGAGGACAAGGCGCTGCTGGACCTGCGCCCGTTCACCTACCGCCCGTTCGTGGTGGCGCTGGTGCTGACCGCGCTGCTGTTCATGTGCCTCATCGGCGTGGGCGCGATCCTGCTGCCGCTCTACCTCCAGACCGTGCTGCACACCTCCACCTTCGTCAGCGGCCTGGCCGTGCTGCCGGGTGGTCTGGTGCTCGGCCTGATGGGCCGTCCGGTGGGCCGGATCTTCGACAAGGTGGGCTCGCGCCCGCTGGTCATCCCGGGCGCGGCCGCGCTGGCCGTCTCGGTCTGGCTGTTCTCCGTCCTGGGCCCGGAGTCCCCGCTGATCGCGGTCATCGGCATCCACGTCCTGCTGATGGCGGGCCTGGGCCTGATGATGACCCCGCTGATGACCGACTCGCTGGCCGCCCTGCCGCAGCAGCTCCTCTCGCACGGCAGCGCGATCATGTCCACGCTCCAGCAGGTCATGGGCGCGCTGGGCACCGCGGTCTTCGTCACCGTGGCCACCCTGACCAGCACCACCCAGGGCGCGGGCCCGGACATCACCGGCCTGCACGTGGCCTTCATGGTCGCCGGTGTGGTCGGGCTGCTGGCCTTCGCCGGGGCCCTGTTCGTGAAGTCCCAGCCCAAGGTCGAGGGTGCCGCCCCGGCGATGCACTGA
- the car gene encoding carboxylic acid reductase, whose product MDERQAARPLPEVSEKVLNSTLSLSALISHVLNSYADRPALAARARELVTDPATGRTALRLLPAFQTTTYAELHAQARAIAADWYHHGQAPVRPGDAVAFLGFTSPDYTTADLACSLLGGVAVPLQASTTPERLAPIVAETRPKLLASSVEQLAVAVALALGADCVARLVVFDHHPGVDEEREQVQAARTRLAEAGRAVVLETLDEVHAHGAGLPPAPVHDGDPDRLALLVYTSGSTGTPKGARYSDRLAAQTYRGYFPRDEEAAFLGFNYLPMSHAVGRAMLNTCLAFGGTNYFAARADLSTLFEDIELARPTEVFFVPRIVDVLYRRFTAALAERTEEQAYDLIRERTLGGRLTQVLTGSAPMTAEKTAFLDRCLGLPSHDVYGSTEVGIVLMDHRVVPGVVLGHKLVDVPELGYRTTDTPHPRGELLVRTSTQIDGYFQRPELNAEVFDADGYYRTGDVVVNTAPGEYHYLDRSKNVLKLAQGEFVAVARLDATYLASPLVRHVYVHGESTRAYLLAVVVPADTALERAGGDPAALHALLLAELRAVAAGAGLAPYEIPREIIVETEPFTTANGLLSDINKLLRPRVAQRYGARLAELYERLDGGAPGELVAGDRPVLDVVLEAARAQLGVAVAPEAHFLALGGDSLSALTFAGTLHRAFGVEVPVGVVVSAATDLRALAAHIEGELAGTRRGPDFASVHGSDPTRIAAAELTLDKFLAPELVAGAGELPRPSGAPRTVLLTGANGFLGRFLCLEWLRRLAPAGGRLVCLVRGADEAAAHARLAAAFDSGDAALVEELRELSPALEVLPGDIAAPGLGLSGETFARLAAEVDLVVHPAAFVNHVLPYRELFGPNVVGTAELIRLALTTRLKPLAYVSSVGVLHSGASSSAEDADIRETSPYRDTDGGYAGGYATSKWAGEVLLREAHEHCGLPVVVFRSDLIMAHRRYTGQLNVPDMFTRLVHSLVTTGLAPYSFYRDTTVAAHYDGLPVDFTAAAMTALTEHVTTGHHTYNLLNPHEDGVSLDVVVDWLEAAGHPITRVPSYRDWLTRITAAIGAQPERLRQHSLQPLLHSYAEPADPAYGRGLSTTRFEEAVREAGLVIPHITAELVRKYAQDLKALGLL is encoded by the coding sequence ATGGATGAACGGCAGGCTGCCCGGCCATTACCGGAAGTGTCCGAAAAAGTCCTGAATTCCACATTATCCCTGAGTGCCCTGATCTCCCACGTACTCAATTCCTACGCCGACCGGCCCGCGCTCGCCGCCCGTGCGCGGGAGCTGGTGACCGACCCGGCCACCGGTCGCACCGCGCTGCGGCTGCTGCCCGCGTTCCAGACCACCACCTACGCCGAGCTGCACGCCCAGGCCCGCGCGATCGCCGCCGACTGGTACCACCACGGGCAGGCCCCGGTGCGGCCCGGCGACGCCGTCGCCTTCCTCGGCTTCACCAGCCCCGACTACACCACCGCGGACCTCGCCTGCTCGCTGCTGGGCGGGGTGGCGGTGCCGTTGCAGGCCAGCACCACGCCGGAGCGGCTCGCGCCGATCGTGGCCGAGACCCGGCCGAAACTGCTGGCCAGCAGCGTGGAGCAGCTGGCGGTGGCGGTGGCGCTGGCCCTGGGTGCCGACTGTGTGGCCCGGCTCGTGGTGTTCGACCACCACCCCGGGGTGGACGAGGAGCGCGAGCAGGTCCAGGCCGCCCGGACCCGGCTCGCCGAGGCCGGGCGCGCGGTGGTGCTGGAGACGCTGGACGAGGTGCACGCGCACGGCGCCGGGCTGCCCCCGGCCCCCGTGCACGACGGCGACCCGGACCGGCTGGCGCTGCTGGTCTACACCTCCGGCAGCACCGGCACGCCCAAGGGCGCGCGCTACTCCGACCGGCTGGCCGCGCAGACCTACCGGGGCTATTTCCCCCGCGACGAGGAAGCGGCGTTCCTCGGATTCAACTACCTGCCCATGAGCCACGCGGTTGGCCGCGCGATGCTCAACACCTGCCTCGCATTCGGCGGCACCAACTATTTCGCCGCCCGTGCGGACCTGTCCACGCTGTTCGAGGACATCGAGCTGGCCCGGCCGACCGAGGTGTTCTTCGTCCCGCGCATCGTGGACGTGCTCTACCGCCGGTTCACCGCGGCGCTGGCCGAGCGCACCGAGGAGCAGGCCTACGACCTCATCCGCGAACGCACCCTGGGCGGGCGCCTGACCCAGGTGCTCACCGGGTCCGCGCCGATGACCGCCGAGAAGACCGCGTTCCTGGACCGCTGCCTCGGCCTGCCCTCGCACGACGTCTACGGCAGCACCGAGGTCGGCATCGTGCTGATGGACCACCGGGTGGTACCGGGCGTGGTGCTCGGCCACAAGCTGGTGGACGTGCCCGAGCTGGGCTACCGCACCACCGACACCCCGCACCCGCGCGGCGAGCTGCTGGTGCGCACCAGCACCCAGATCGACGGCTACTTCCAGCGGCCGGAGCTCAACGCCGAGGTCTTCGACGCCGACGGCTACTACCGCACCGGCGACGTGGTGGTGAACACGGCGCCGGGGGAGTACCACTACCTGGACCGCAGCAAGAACGTGCTCAAGCTGGCGCAGGGCGAGTTCGTCGCGGTGGCCCGCCTGGACGCGACCTACCTGGCCAGCCCGCTGGTGCGGCACGTGTACGTGCACGGCGAGTCCACCCGCGCCTACCTGCTGGCCGTGGTGGTACCCGCGGACACCGCGCTGGAGCGGGCCGGTGGCGACCCGGCGGCCCTGCACGCGCTGCTGCTGGCCGAGCTGCGCGCGGTGGCGGCCGGGGCCGGGCTCGCGCCGTACGAGATCCCGCGCGAGATCATCGTCGAGACCGAGCCGTTCACCACGGCCAACGGCTTGCTCTCCGACATCAACAAGCTGCTGCGGCCCCGCGTGGCGCAGCGGTACGGCGCGCGCCTGGCGGAGCTGTACGAGCGCCTGGACGGCGGTGCCCCCGGGGAGCTGGTCGCGGGCGACCGGCCGGTGCTGGACGTCGTGCTGGAGGCCGCCCGCGCCCAGCTCGGCGTGGCGGTGGCCCCGGAGGCGCACTTCCTGGCGCTGGGCGGGGACTCGCTGTCCGCGCTGACCTTCGCCGGGACGCTCCACCGGGCCTTCGGCGTCGAGGTGCCGGTGGGCGTGGTGGTCAGCGCGGCCACCGACCTGCGCGCGCTGGCCGCGCACATCGAGGGCGAGCTGGCCGGGACCCGCCGCGGCCCGGACTTCGCCTCGGTGCACGGGAGCGACCCCACCCGGATCGCGGCGGCCGAGCTGACCCTGGACAAGTTCCTGGCCCCGGAGCTGGTCGCCGGTGCGGGCGAGCTGCCCCGGCCCTCCGGCGCGCCGCGCACGGTCCTGCTCACCGGCGCGAACGGCTTCCTCGGCCGTTTCCTGTGCCTGGAATGGCTGCGTCGCCTGGCCCCGGCGGGCGGCAGGCTGGTGTGCCTGGTGCGCGGTGCCGACGAGGCCGCCGCGCACGCCCGGCTGGCGGCGGCCTTCGACTCCGGGGACGCGGCCCTGGTCGAGGAGCTCCGGGAGCTCTCCCCGGCCCTGGAGGTGCTGCCCGGCGACATCGCGGCGCCGGGCCTGGGCCTGTCCGGGGAGACCTTCGCCCGGCTGGCGGCCGAGGTGGACCTGGTCGTGCACCCGGCCGCGTTCGTCAACCACGTGCTGCCGTACCGGGAACTGTTCGGCCCCAACGTGGTCGGCACCGCCGAGCTGATCCGGCTGGCGCTGACCACGAGGCTGAAGCCGCTGGCCTACGTCTCCTCGGTGGGCGTGCTGCACTCCGGGGCGAGCAGCTCGGCCGAGGACGCCGACATCCGGGAGACCAGCCCGTACCGCGACACCGACGGCGGGTACGCGGGCGGCTACGCCACCAGCAAGTGGGCGGGCGAGGTGCTGCTGCGCGAGGCGCACGAGCACTGCGGCCTGCCGGTGGTGGTCTTCCGCTCGGACCTGATCATGGCGCACCGCCGGTACACCGGACAGCTGAACGTGCCGGACATGTTCACCCGCCTGGTGCACAGCCTGGTCACCACGGGGCTGGCGCCGTACTCCTTCTACCGGGACACCACGGTCGCCGCGCACTACGACGGCCTGCCGGTGGACTTCACCGCGGCCGCGATGACCGCGCTCACCGAGCACGTCACCACCGGCCACCACACCTACAACCTGCTCAACCCGCACGAGGACGGCGTCTCGCTGGACGTGGTGGTGGACTGGCTGGAGGCGGCGGGCCACCCGATCACGCGGGTGCCGAGCTACCGGGACTGGCTGACCCGGATCACCGCCGCGATCGGGGCCCAGCCGGAGCGGCTGCGCCAGCACTCGCTCCAGCCGCTGCTGCACTCCTACGCCGAACCCGCCGACCCGGCGTACGGGCGGGGGCTGTCGACCACGCGGTTCGAGGAGGCGGTCCGGGAGGCGGGGCTGGTGATCCCGCACATCACCGCGGAGCTGGTGCGCAAGTACGCGCAGGACCTGAAGGCCCTGGGCCTGCTGTGA
- a CDS encoding LLM class flavin-dependent oxidoreductase → MQFGVFSVSDITTDPTTGRAPSEAERIKAVVTIAKKVEEVGLDVFALGEHHNPPFFSSSPTTTLAYVAARTERLQLSTATTLITTNDPVKIAEDYAMLQHLADGRVDLMLGRGNTGPVYPWFGKDIREGIPMAVENYALLRQLWENEVVDWSGKFRTPLQGFTATPRPLDGVAPFVWHGSIRSPEIAEQAAYYGDGFFHNHIFWPASHTARMVDFYRRRFEHYGHGKADQAIVGLGGQVFMRKNSQDAVREFRPYFDNAPVYGHGPSLEEFSRETPLTVGSPQQVIERTLGFRDYVGDYQRQLFLIDHAGLPLKTVLEQLDLLGEEVAPVLRKEFAALKPAHVPDAPTHAARVAAKAERVETESAVN, encoded by the coding sequence ATGCAGTTCGGTGTCTTCTCGGTCAGCGACATCACGACCGATCCCACCACCGGCCGCGCCCCGAGCGAGGCCGAGCGGATCAAGGCCGTTGTCACCATCGCGAAGAAGGTGGAGGAGGTCGGGCTGGACGTGTTCGCCCTCGGCGAGCACCACAACCCGCCCTTCTTCTCCTCCTCGCCCACCACCACCCTCGCCTACGTCGCGGCCCGGACCGAGCGCCTCCAGCTCTCGACCGCGACCACGCTGATCACCACCAACGACCCGGTGAAGATCGCCGAGGACTACGCCATGCTCCAGCACCTGGCCGACGGGCGGGTCGACCTCATGCTGGGGCGCGGCAACACCGGGCCGGTCTACCCGTGGTTCGGCAAGGACATCCGGGAGGGCATCCCGATGGCCGTGGAGAACTACGCGCTCCTGCGGCAACTGTGGGAGAACGAGGTCGTGGACTGGTCCGGCAAGTTCCGCACGCCGCTCCAGGGCTTCACCGCCACGCCCCGGCCGCTGGACGGGGTCGCGCCGTTCGTGTGGCACGGGTCCATCCGCAGCCCGGAGATCGCCGAGCAGGCGGCGTACTACGGGGACGGGTTCTTCCACAACCACATCTTCTGGCCCGCCTCGCACACCGCGCGCATGGTCGACTTCTACCGGCGCCGGTTCGAGCACTACGGGCACGGCAAGGCCGACCAGGCCATCGTCGGGCTCGGCGGGCAGGTGTTCATGCGCAAGAACAGCCAGGACGCGGTGCGGGAGTTCCGCCCCTACTTCGACAACGCCCCCGTCTACGGGCACGGGCCCTCGCTGGAGGAGTTCAGCCGCGAGACCCCGCTGACCGTGGGCAGCCCCCAGCAGGTCATCGAGCGCACGCTCGGCTTCCGCGACTACGTCGGCGACTACCAGCGCCAGCTGTTCCTCATCGACCACGCGGGCCTGCCGCTCAAGACCGTGCTGGAGCAGCTGGACCTGCTCGGCGAGGAGGTCGCGCCGGTGCTGCGCAAGGAGTTCGCCGCGCTCAAGCCCGCGCACGTGCCCGACGCCCCCACCCACGCCGCCCGCGTGGCCGCCAAGGCCGAGCGGGTCGAGACCGAAAGCGCGGTGAACTGA